CGGTGGCGTTCGTCATCGCCCAGGGCACCGCGACGGTGATCAACTTCATCGTGCAGCGCGCGGTGATCTTCCGGTTGCGGTAGCGCGCCTCAGTCCGTGCCGCCCACCGATCGGTCCAGCGCGTCGCCGCCTTCCTGGTCTTGCCGGTCATACACGTCGGCCGCGGCGCGCAGCTTGTCGCCGAGGTCGGTCAGATCGGCGCGCAGGCGCTCGGCCTGCGCCTCGAGGATGGCGATGAACTTCGAATACCCGGGCG
Above is a window of Mycolicibacterium baixiangningiae DNA encoding:
- a CDS encoding type VII secretion target; its protein translation is MSDVYVVPAEVRRSADQMHVVAQEAAMSRSGVADSIAGQTAAWKQAGTPGYSKFIAILEAQAERLRADLTDLGDKLRAAADVYDRQDQEGGDALDRSVGGTD